From Streptomyces asiaticus, one genomic window encodes:
- a CDS encoding serine hydrolase domain-containing protein, translating into MTSLTRRTLMGGCAAGTLLAVAGSTGARAATRTTASSTASDDAALQAAISDLSHPPATSAQLRVDRRGDGWYGTAGTADIDSGRPVRPDDQFRAGSVTKAFVATVVLQLWAEGRVELDAPIGRYVPDLLPAAFARRITVAQLLHHTSGLPDHRGIPDDSTPEAVLRHRWDRWTPRQWVETVTHDPLKFAPGTKQEYRGINYVLLALLIEKLTAHPYGQAIASRILYPLGLTRTLLPGQDPRLHGPHVHGYLRMTDGSLRDVTVYNQSSAWGEGELVSTLDDLFRFQHALFSGALLPPHALDKLFTLPPDSVRMLDGSPARYSLGLQTATVNGMTFWGKTGETAGYRTRMFATRDLGLRFILSYTPTPLTTQEEMTNRVVAALTA; encoded by the coding sequence ATGACTTCCTTGACCCGACGTACCCTCATGGGCGGTTGCGCGGCCGGAACGCTGCTGGCCGTGGCCGGGAGCACCGGCGCCCGCGCGGCGACGAGGACCACCGCGTCGAGCACCGCGTCCGACGACGCCGCCCTCCAGGCCGCGATCAGCGATCTCTCCCACCCGCCCGCCACCTCGGCCCAACTGCGCGTCGACCGCCGGGGAGACGGCTGGTACGGCACGGCAGGGACGGCCGACATCGACAGCGGACGGCCCGTGCGCCCGGACGACCAGTTCCGCGCGGGCAGCGTCACCAAGGCGTTCGTGGCCACCGTGGTCCTCCAGCTGTGGGCCGAAGGACGGGTGGAGCTCGACGCCCCCATCGGGCGCTACGTTCCGGACCTGCTGCCCGCCGCCTTCGCCCGCCGCATCACCGTGGCCCAGCTGCTCCACCACACCAGCGGGCTCCCCGACCACCGGGGAATCCCGGACGACAGCACCCCGGAAGCGGTCCTGCGGCACCGATGGGACCGCTGGACACCGCGACAGTGGGTCGAGACGGTGACGCACGATCCGCTCAAGTTCGCTCCGGGCACCAAACAGGAGTACCGGGGCATCAACTACGTGCTGCTCGCCCTGCTCATCGAGAAGCTGACCGCCCACCCCTACGGCCAGGCCATCGCGTCCCGCATCCTGTACCCGCTGGGCCTCACCAGGACCCTGCTGCCGGGCCAGGACCCCCGCCTCCACGGCCCGCATGTGCACGGCTATCTACGGATGACCGACGGCTCACTGCGCGATGTCACCGTGTACAACCAATCCTCCGCCTGGGGCGAAGGCGAACTGGTCTCAACCCTCGACGACCTGTTCCGCTTCCAGCACGCCCTGTTCTCCGGCGCGTTGCTGCCGCCCCACGCCCTGGACAAGCTCTTCACCCTGCCCCCGGACTCCGTACGCATGCTGGACGGCAGCCCCGCCCGCTACAGCCTGGGCCTCCAGACGGCCACGGTGAACGGCATGACGTTCTGGGGCAAGACCGGCGAGACCGCCGGCTACCGCACCCGCATGTTCGCCACCCGCGACCTGGGCCTCCGCTTCATCCTGTCCTACACCCCGACGCCACTGACCACACAGGAGGAGATGACCAACCGGGTCGTCGCCGCACTCACCGCATGA
- a CDS encoding BRO-N domain-containing protein: MPDGEHWFPTVDVCAELGHTNPRKALADHVQAGGKSTLESVTSRYGLSIPAGREWRRDLHLVNLQGLIQLVNGCTKPACLPFKQWVSRVIATVQREGSYALEVSEVSRPTPPSELMDAIVRLEMRTERFHTEVLDSLHRSEQAWSQILDALGCRPGAEPEADKRELRLRTEDLFAQWKDRLSITEDVWAVAVYILPTLAEAGQVGHSLETLSAKTGLTRQRVHDCLRFLQKHRCIRQSGMTDSGNPIYVAELPPA; this comes from the coding sequence ATGCCGGACGGCGAACACTGGTTCCCGACGGTCGACGTCTGCGCGGAACTCGGTCACACCAACCCGCGAAAGGCGTTGGCAGATCATGTACAAGCTGGCGGAAAGTCTACGCTCGAGAGCGTAACCTCACGTTACGGTCTCAGCATTCCCGCAGGTAGGGAGTGGCGCCGAGACTTGCATCTGGTGAATCTGCAAGGGCTGATTCAGCTGGTGAACGGCTGCACCAAGCCCGCGTGCCTGCCCTTCAAACAGTGGGTGTCCAGAGTGATCGCCACCGTCCAGCGCGAGGGCTCATACGCGCTGGAGGTCTCCGAGGTCTCGCGCCCCACTCCGCCGAGCGAGCTCATGGACGCGATCGTCCGACTGGAGATGCGGACCGAACGCTTCCATACGGAGGTACTGGATTCCCTGCACCGGTCCGAGCAGGCCTGGTCACAGATCCTCGACGCTCTGGGCTGCCGACCGGGCGCGGAGCCCGAGGCGGACAAGCGGGAGCTGAGGCTCAGGACGGAGGACCTGTTCGCACAGTGGAAAGATCGGCTGAGCATCACCGAGGATGTGTGGGCGGTGGCCGTCTACATCCTCCCCACGCTGGCCGAAGCCGGCCAGGTCGGCCACTCGCTGGAGACGCTCTCGGCCAAGACGGGGCTCACCCGGCAGCGGGTGCACGACTGCCTGCGTTTTCTCCAGAAGCACCGCTGCATCCGTCAGAGCGGGATGACGGACAGCGGCAACCCGATCTACGTGGCTGAGCTTCCGCCCGCGTAG
- the thiC gene encoding phosphomethylpyrimidine synthase ThiC, translating to MTQQDAPSRAETAEFGWHKGYVTGSRPDLQVPVRRVHLTNGQDVALYDTSGPYTDPTMETDVRRGLAPLRQNWIVARGDTEEYAGRPVRPEDDGIKHTAPRGGLRNLDAVFPGRPRQPRRGRPGAPVTQLAYARRGEITAEMEYVAIRENVSPEVVREEIAAGRAVLPANVNHPEIEPMIIGKRFLVKVNANIGNSAVTSSIEEEVEKMTWATRWGADTVMDLSTGRNIHTTREWVLRNSPVPIGTVPLYQALEKVDGRAEELTWEIYKDTVIEQAEQGVDYMTVHAGVRLPYVPLTARRKTGIVSRGGSIMAAWCLAHHQESFLYTHFEELCEILAAYDVTYSLGDGLRPGSIADANDEAQFAELRTLGELNRIAKEHGVQTMIEGPGHVPMHKIKENIDLQQEVCEEAPFYTLGPLTTDIAPAYDHITSGIGAAMIAWWGTAMLCYVTPKEHLGLPDRDDVKTGVITYKIAAHAADLAKGHPDAQAWDDALSDARFEFRWEDQFNLALDPDTARSFHDQTLPAEPAKTAHFCSMCGPKFCSMKISQDIRREHGGAMDAVEAEAEAGMAQKSKEFAEAGNRVYLPIAD from the coding sequence ATGACTCAGCAGGATGCACCATCGCGCGCCGAGACGGCCGAATTCGGCTGGCATAAGGGATATGTCACGGGTTCGCGCCCGGACCTCCAGGTCCCGGTTCGCCGCGTGCACCTCACCAATGGCCAGGATGTGGCGCTGTACGACACCTCCGGCCCGTACACCGACCCCACCATGGAGACGGATGTCCGCCGCGGCCTGGCGCCGCTGCGGCAGAACTGGATCGTCGCCCGCGGCGACACCGAGGAGTACGCGGGGCGTCCCGTCCGCCCGGAGGACGACGGGATCAAGCACACCGCGCCCCGCGGGGGACTGCGCAACCTCGACGCGGTCTTCCCCGGCCGTCCGCGCCAGCCGCGGCGCGGCCGCCCGGGCGCCCCCGTGACCCAACTCGCCTATGCGCGGCGGGGCGAGATCACGGCGGAGATGGAGTACGTGGCGATCCGCGAGAACGTCTCCCCCGAGGTGGTCCGGGAGGAGATCGCGGCCGGCCGCGCCGTCCTCCCGGCCAATGTGAACCACCCGGAGATCGAGCCGATGATCATCGGCAAGCGGTTCCTGGTGAAGGTCAACGCCAACATCGGCAACTCCGCCGTCACCTCCTCCATCGAGGAGGAGGTCGAGAAGATGACCTGGGCGACCCGCTGGGGCGCCGACACGGTCATGGACCTCTCGACCGGCCGCAACATCCACACCACCCGCGAATGGGTGCTGCGCAACTCCCCGGTCCCCATCGGCACCGTGCCGCTCTATCAGGCGCTGGAGAAGGTCGACGGCAGGGCCGAGGAGCTGACCTGGGAGATCTACAAGGACACGGTCATCGAACAGGCCGAGCAGGGCGTCGACTACATGACCGTCCACGCCGGCGTCCGACTGCCGTACGTCCCGCTGACCGCCCGCCGCAAGACCGGCATCGTCTCGCGCGGCGGCTCCATCATGGCGGCGTGGTGCCTCGCCCACCACCAGGAGTCCTTCCTCTACACCCACTTCGAGGAGCTGTGCGAGATCCTCGCGGCGTACGACGTCACCTACTCGCTCGGCGACGGACTGCGCCCGGGGTCGATCGCCGACGCCAACGACGAGGCGCAGTTCGCGGAGTTGCGCACCCTCGGCGAGCTCAACCGCATCGCCAAGGAGCACGGCGTCCAGACGATGATCGAGGGCCCGGGCCATGTCCCGATGCACAAGATCAAGGAGAACATCGACCTCCAGCAGGAGGTCTGCGAGGAGGCCCCGTTCTACACCCTGGGCCCCCTCACCACCGACATCGCCCCCGCCTACGACCACATCACCTCGGGCATCGGCGCCGCGATGATCGCCTGGTGGGGTACGGCGATGCTCTGCTACGTCACCCCCAAGGAGCACCTGGGCCTGCCGGACCGCGATGACGTCAAGACCGGCGTCATCACCTACAAGATCGCCGCCCACGCGGCCGACCTGGCCAAGGGCCATCCGGACGCCCAGGCATGGGACGACGCGCTCTCCGATGCGCGCTTCGAATTCCGCTGGGAGGACCAGTTCAACCTGGCCCTCGACCCCGACACGGCCCGCTCCTTCCACGACCAGACCCTCCCGGCCGAACCGGCCAAGACGGCACACTTCTGCTCGATGTGCGGGCCCAAGTTCTGCTCGATGAAGATCTCCCAGGACATCCGCCGCGAACACGGCGGCGCGATGGACGCGGTGGAGGCGGAGGCCGAGGCCGGTATGGCCCAGAAGTCCAAGGAGTTCGCTGAGGCGGGCAACCGCGTGTATCTGCCGATCGCGGACTGA
- a CDS encoding YibE/F family protein, translating into MTAIQQDHPPEQPHPSEQAQDHSHGHSHGHGPATPVSARLRKIIAAVLIPFTVAVVAGLIVLWPGGTPDHKAHGRSGLGFDQTTVAGRVVKIEEVNCADVNAQPQAPTEPGQDGAAQNGAPGQGGSSGPSGQGGKKSVCEKATIEVTSGKDKGRTFPEIVQPNASRHFSAGQELKLAYAPKAPKELQYSVSDVDRSMPMALLAGLFALAVVVVGRLRGVFALVALAISFGVLTLFILPAILQGSNPLVVAVVGGSAIMLLALYMCHGLTARTSVAVLGTLVSLLLIGVLGSLFIGWASLTGNTDDQTGLVHGLYPNIEIRGLLLAGVIIGSLGVLDDVTVTQTSAVWELRDADPTTPRRKLYGAAMRIGRDHIASVVNTLVLAYAGASLPLLLLFSVADSGVGTVATSEIVAEEIVRTLVGSIGLVASVPVTTALAVLVVSADRTPAVDGGAERVADASGAKAPQAAQAPQAAQAPQAARTGRGGRGRRRRAKGR; encoded by the coding sequence GTGACCGCCATCCAGCAGGACCACCCGCCCGAGCAGCCTCACCCCTCCGAGCAGGCACAGGACCACAGCCACGGACATTCCCATGGCCATGGCCCCGCCACCCCCGTCTCCGCGCGCCTCCGCAAGATCATCGCGGCGGTGCTCATCCCGTTCACCGTCGCCGTCGTGGCCGGTCTGATCGTGCTCTGGCCGGGCGGCACGCCCGACCACAAGGCGCACGGCCGCAGCGGTCTCGGCTTCGACCAGACGACCGTGGCCGGACGGGTGGTGAAGATCGAGGAGGTGAACTGCGCCGATGTGAACGCCCAGCCGCAGGCGCCCACCGAGCCCGGCCAGGACGGCGCCGCCCAGAACGGCGCCCCCGGGCAGGGCGGGAGCTCCGGGCCCTCCGGGCAGGGCGGGAAGAAGAGCGTCTGCGAGAAGGCCACGATCGAGGTCACGTCGGGCAAGGACAAGGGCCGCACCTTCCCCGAAATCGTCCAGCCCAACGCCTCGCGCCACTTCAGCGCCGGGCAGGAGCTGAAGCTGGCGTACGCCCCCAAGGCGCCCAAGGAACTCCAGTACTCCGTGTCCGACGTCGACCGGTCGATGCCGATGGCGCTGCTGGCGGGGCTGTTCGCGCTCGCCGTCGTGGTGGTGGGGCGGCTGCGCGGGGTGTTCGCGCTGGTGGCGCTGGCGATCAGCTTCGGAGTGCTGACGCTGTTCATCCTCCCGGCGATACTCCAGGGTTCCAATCCGCTGGTGGTCGCGGTCGTCGGGGGCAGCGCGATCATGCTTCTCGCGCTGTACATGTGCCATGGGCTGACGGCGCGTACATCGGTCGCCGTGCTCGGCACACTGGTGTCACTGCTGCTGATCGGGGTGCTGGGCTCGCTGTTCATCGGCTGGGCGAGCCTGACCGGCAACACGGACGACCAGACCGGGCTGGTGCACGGCCTCTATCCGAACATCGAGATACGAGGGCTGCTGCTCGCGGGCGTGATCATCGGGTCGCTGGGCGTGCTGGACGATGTGACGGTCACCCAGACCTCGGCGGTGTGGGAGCTGAGGGACGCGGATCCGACCACGCCCCGGCGCAAGCTCTACGGGGCGGCGATGCGGATCGGGCGGGACCACATCGCCTCCGTCGTGAACACCCTGGTGCTGGCGTACGCGGGCGCGTCGCTTCCACTGCTGCTGCTGTTCTCCGTCGCGGACAGCGGGGTGGGCACGGTCGCCACGAGCGAGATCGTCGCGGAGGAGATCGTACGGACGCTGGTGGGCAGCATCGGGCTCGTCGCCTCGGTGCCGGTGACCACCGCGCTGGCGGTGCTCGTGGTCTCCGCGGACCGCACCCCGGCGGTGGACGGCGGCGCGGAGCGGGTGGCCGACGCGAGCGGCGCCAAGGCGCCACAGGCGGCCCAGGCTCCACAGGCGGCCCAGGCTCCACAGGCGGCCCGGACCGGCCGGGGCGGACGCGGGCGGCGCCGCCGGGCGAAGGGGCGCTGA
- a CDS encoding SsgA family sporulation/cell division regulator, whose amino-acid sequence MRDTVQAEVTMTFLVSQDLSFRIPVELSYDSSDPYAVEITFHLPGDAPVSWAFARELLLDGLSKPTGEGDVRIAPASPEGLSDVFIRLQVGCERALFRAGAAPLVAFLDRTDRVVPFGQEPAACDPVGDLDAELHRILAEDRYAG is encoded by the coding sequence ATGCGTGACACAGTTCAGGCGGAAGTGACCATGACCTTCCTGGTCTCGCAGGATCTCTCCTTCCGGATCCCGGTCGAGCTGTCCTACGACAGCAGCGACCCCTATGCCGTCGAGATCACCTTCCATTTGCCCGGTGACGCGCCGGTGAGCTGGGCCTTCGCGCGGGAGCTGCTGCTGGACGGGTTGAGCAAACCCACCGGCGAGGGGGATGTGCGGATCGCCCCCGCCTCCCCCGAGGGGCTTTCGGACGTCTTCATCAGACTCCAAGTGGGTTGTGAACGGGCTCTGTTCCGGGCCGGGGCCGCTCCGCTGGTGGCCTTCCTCGACCGAACGGACCGGGTGGTGCCTTTCGGCCAGGAGCCGGCGGCCTGTGACCCGGTCGGCGACCTCGACGCCGAGCTCCACCGCATCCTGGCCGAGGACCGGTACGCGGGCTGA
- a CDS encoding DUF5326 family protein yields MTTKGIFQGLPWWVTWIAIPVLVLAVFGGLIMSVIGFVVGLVFKALLLVVLIAGLIYVVRKFTS; encoded by the coding sequence GTGACCACGAAGGGGATATTCCAGGGCTTGCCGTGGTGGGTGACCTGGATCGCGATACCGGTCCTCGTCCTCGCCGTGTTCGGTGGCCTGATCATGAGCGTGATCGGGTTCGTGGTGGGCCTCGTCTTCAAGGCGCTGCTGCTGGTGGTGCTGATCGCCGGGCTGATCTACGTCGTGCGGAAGTTCACTTCCTGA
- a CDS encoding cupin domain-containing protein, translating to MKAFRLDELEAERAANDGAYLQFLRERNMSVGLYALNAGQADPQSPHGQDEVYVVMSGRASVTVGMETTQVARGSVVYVPAGTAHKFHHITEDLRVLVVFSPPEG from the coding sequence ATGAAGGCGTTCCGGCTGGATGAGCTGGAGGCGGAGCGGGCCGCGAACGACGGCGCGTATCTACAGTTCCTGCGGGAGCGGAACATGTCCGTGGGGCTGTACGCGCTGAACGCGGGCCAGGCCGACCCGCAGTCGCCGCACGGTCAGGACGAGGTGTACGTCGTGATGAGCGGCCGGGCGTCGGTCACGGTGGGCATGGAGACGACACAGGTGGCGCGGGGCAGTGTGGTGTACGTCCCGGCGGGCACGGCGCACAAGTTCCACCACATCACCGAGGATCTGAGGGTGCTGGTGGTGTTCTCGCCGCCGGAGGGCTGA
- a CDS encoding phage holin family protein: protein MKNFLVKTIANAGALGVAIWLLKDITLTGDNTGRQALSLILVALVFGVVNVVVKPVVKLLAFPLFILTLGLITLVINALMLLLTSWLAGKLDLSFEVDGFGTAVLGGLIVSIVAWALHVVLPDDKD from the coding sequence ATGAAGAATTTTCTCGTCAAGACGATCGCGAACGCCGGCGCCCTCGGCGTCGCCATCTGGCTACTCAAGGACATCACGCTGACCGGTGACAACACCGGCCGCCAAGCGCTCTCCCTCATTCTCGTGGCACTGGTCTTCGGCGTGGTGAACGTGGTGGTCAAGCCGGTCGTCAAGCTGCTGGCCTTCCCGCTGTTCATCCTGACCCTCGGGCTGATCACGCTGGTGATCAACGCACTGATGCTGTTGTTGACCTCGTGGCTGGCCGGAAAGCTGGACCTGAGCTTCGAGGTCGACGGCTTCGGCACGGCGGTGCTCGGTGGCCTGATCGTCTCCATAGTCGCGTGGGCCCTGCATGTCGTGCTGCCCGATGACAAGGACTGA
- a CDS encoding low molecular weight protein-tyrosine-phosphatase translates to MRDPSPYRVCFVCTGNICRSPMAESVFRAHAVEAGLDGRLEVDSAGTGPWHEGDGADRRAIDVLTAHDYEQDHIARQFRAEWFDRLDLVIALDSGHLHELRALAPTPHDAAKVRLLRSYDPDADHDALGGLDVPDPYFGGLDDFEECLEMIEAASGGLLDAVAEAIDASGKASESATVENASAADGPDAGKESA, encoded by the coding sequence ATGAGAGACCCGTCGCCCTACCGCGTCTGCTTTGTCTGCACCGGCAACATATGCCGCTCGCCGATGGCCGAGTCCGTCTTCCGCGCCCATGCCGTGGAGGCCGGGCTGGACGGCCGCCTCGAGGTGGACAGCGCGGGCACCGGGCCCTGGCACGAGGGCGACGGGGCCGACCGCCGAGCCATCGACGTACTGACCGCCCATGACTATGAACAGGATCACATCGCGCGCCAGTTCCGGGCCGAGTGGTTCGATCGCCTCGATCTGGTGATCGCCCTGGACAGCGGCCATCTGCACGAGCTGCGCGCGCTCGCACCGACCCCGCACGACGCAGCGAAGGTGCGGCTGCTGCGGAGTTACGACCCGGACGCGGACCACGACGCGCTGGGCGGCCTCGATGTGCCGGACCCCTACTTCGGCGGGCTGGACGACTTCGAGGAGTGCCTGGAGATGATCGAGGCCGCGAGCGGCGGGCTGCTGGACGCGGTCGCCGAGGCCATCGACGCCTCGGGGAAGGCCTCGGAGAGCGCCACCGTCGAGAACGCGTCGGCCGCCGACGGCCCGGACGCGGGGAAGGAATCCGCATGA
- a CDS encoding cystathionine gamma-lyase: MTGDGTRTVRAGLPEAEAYEPTLPGPVFAAHYHLPGDAVGPYTYGRDANPTWSLLERAISELESPGTDAETVVFSSGMGAISAVLLSQLRQGDAAVLPSDGYQLLPALIERLTGYGVTVRTAPTGEDAQLAPLDALGERTKLLWLETPSNPGLDVCDIRRLAEAAHARGALVAVDNTLATPLGQRPLELGADFAVASGTKALTGHGDVLLGYVTCRDPRLAAEVRAWRKTVGAIPGPMEAWLAHRSLATLQLRVDRQAATALDLAGALRDRPEVTGLRHPGLPTDPSHRVAAGQMRGGRFGCVVSFTLPDKDHAERFLTALRLVDDATSFGGVRSTAERRGRWGGDAVPEGFIRFSVGAEDADDLIADVLRALDTASATASDTDTSSGTGTDTGTGTASTGAGD, from the coding sequence ATGACCGGCGACGGCACCCGCACCGTACGGGCCGGACTGCCCGAGGCCGAGGCGTACGAGCCGACGCTGCCGGGCCCGGTCTTCGCCGCCCACTACCACCTCCCCGGCGACGCCGTCGGCCCCTACACCTACGGCCGGGACGCCAACCCCACCTGGTCCCTGCTGGAGCGGGCGATCAGCGAGCTGGAGTCGCCGGGCACCGACGCCGAGACGGTCGTCTTCTCGTCCGGGATGGGCGCGATCTCGGCCGTACTGCTGTCCCAGCTGCGCCAGGGCGACGCGGCCGTCCTGCCGTCCGACGGCTATCAGCTGCTCCCGGCGCTGATCGAGCGGCTGACGGGCTACGGGGTCACCGTGCGCACCGCCCCGACCGGCGAGGACGCCCAGCTGGCCCCCCTGGACGCCCTGGGCGAGCGGACGAAGCTGCTGTGGCTGGAAACACCGTCCAATCCCGGACTGGACGTCTGCGACATCCGCCGGCTCGCCGAGGCCGCGCACGCCCGGGGCGCGCTGGTCGCCGTCGACAACACCCTCGCCACCCCGCTCGGCCAGCGCCCGCTGGAGCTCGGCGCGGACTTCGCCGTGGCGAGCGGCACCAAGGCGCTCACCGGCCATGGCGATGTGCTGCTCGGCTATGTGACCTGCCGCGATCCACGGCTCGCCGCGGAGGTGCGGGCCTGGCGCAAGACAGTGGGCGCGATCCCCGGCCCCATGGAGGCATGGCTCGCCCACCGCTCCCTGGCCACCCTCCAGCTGCGCGTCGACCGCCAGGCGGCGACCGCCCTGGACCTCGCCGGGGCGCTGCGCGACCGCCCCGAGGTCACCGGGCTGCGCCACCCCGGTCTGCCGACCGATCCCTCCCACCGGGTGGCGGCCGGGCAGATGCGCGGCGGGCGCTTCGGCTGTGTGGTCTCCTTCACTCTGCCGGACAAGGACCACGCGGAGCGCTTTCTGACCGCGCTGCGGCTGGTGGACGACGCCACCAGCTTCGGCGGGGTGCGCTCCACGGCCGAACGACGCGGACGGTGGGGCGGCGACGCGGTGCCCGAGGGCTTCATCCGGTTCTCGGTGGGCGCGGAGGACGCGGACGACCTGATCGCCGATGTGCTGCGGGCGCTCGACACGGCATCCGCCACGGCTTCCGACACGGACACGTCATCGGGTACGGGCACGGACACGGGGACGGGCACGGCAAGCACCGGGGCGGGTGACTGA